In one window of Arctopsyche grandis isolate Sample6627 chromosome 6, ASM5162203v2, whole genome shotgun sequence DNA:
- the LOC143913402 gene encoding uncharacterized protein LOC143913402 isoform X2, with translation MDSSSFTLRWDDDPRVPSGGIISEEVISSMDNVQSNPYVGMENHSSHLNNEVMTADTDQIAAENLIFLAQDIVGSMAYGESSHQYHSDNFTVDNVDIEHAGEVECQITEEVITDDWVQPGGQERVEVSLDQMATTTIEQQNEGNDIDVPLPTDQDEYTAMRPYPCDFCSRRFRKKSNLMNHMVAHQNDRPFGCNLCGARYVRRFDLLNHLKVHAYVPDDGDEEATLFEEVPKNRKRKRSTQSSNTEKSTYLDKTAVAARTQQYEGSGGGGNAFVATLQSQYEATDPSRPFVCQHCGVGFAREKALASHARIHGGDSPLECSICGELCWSKENLISHTHSKHPHTAPQALPAFDAELSSGESYVEDERESESWIELICKDCGAGFQRADLLQRHVRAAHNYMYTKKEVENCDTSKESDTVTPSGDGWSNIDHACSVCGEGFRDALELLAHAGSHARSRNNRCMHCGQKFADDVSVAEHVTSAHPQLPPSTCLLCGRACHDQKALSKHMVTHESSSNMLFCSKCGKSFHNKGRLKRHMVSHRDKAVVCNVCGVSFADGRSLMNHRHSHTGTGGKQFPCQECGKTFGSRSSQQIHIRIHTGERPYGCRFCWKAFADGGTLRKHERIHTGEKPYACAVCPRAFNQRVVLREHVRSHHSGPDTRRGTGTAPYWCPVCDRLMAASTELVQHIIEHCDNNTAMKRLPQRRRKAQGNDQSTNDLLNKNDSENSASEAEQVEAAPVKKRVFRKAKQVNKPISPNESTNDLLTLNVSPNCSAESSVGGSARTKGKLKSKRVVEAPARPKMIHTQRAKPSDTENNNTRRKGRSGGTLVTTSSTTTEERVRPRTKNVSYHDGVGRLPTATFPSSIKREPEGDIAADLRAIQDIDQGSSDDLPHISSEIEILKCEPEEDDNNESSLTVKLEMDDAHSNNQDGSFCCEMCSETFCVREQLLAHVRVHI, from the exons ATGGATAGCAGTAGTTTTACATTGCGCTGGGATGACGATCCCCGg GTGCCGAGTGGAGGAATTATATCGGAAGAGGTTATATCTTCAATGGACAATGTTCAATCAAACCCTTATGTTGGCATGGAAAATCATTCTTCACATttg AACAATGAAGTAATGACGGCCGACACAGATCAAATAGCAGCTGAAAACCTAATTTTTTTGGCTCAAGATATTGTCGGTAGTATGGCTTATGGAGAATCGTCTCACCAATACCACTCTGATAACTTCACCGTCGATAATGTTGACATCGAACACGCTGGAGAGGTAGAATGTCAGATAACCGAAGAAGTAATCACTGATGACTGGGTCCAACCTGGGGGACAAGAAAG agTTGAGGTGTCATTAGATCAGATGGCTACGACCACCATTGAGCAACAAAATGAAGGCAACGATATCGATGTTCCTTTACCAACAGATCAG gaTGAATACACCGCAATGCGCCCATATCCTTGCGATTTTTGTTCACGGCGCTTTCGCAAGAAGTCTAACCTCATGAATCATATGGTGGCTCATCAGAATGATCGTCCATTTGGTTGTAATCTCTGCGGTGCACGATATGTTCGCCGCTTTGATCTTCTCAATCATTTGAAAGTACACGCTTATGTACCCGATGATGGAGATGaag AAGCGACATTGTTTGAAGAAGTACCGAAGAATAGAAAGAGGAAACGTTCCACACAGTCATCCAAT ACTGAAAAATCGACATATTTAGATAAAACTGCAGTAGCAGCGCGAACTCAACAGTATGAAGGTTCGGGTGGAGGTGGTAATGCTTTCGTAGCAACCCTGCAATCTCAATATGAGGCTACAGATCCTAGTCGTCCTTTTGTTTGTCAGCATTGTGGTGTGGGTTTCGCCAGAGAAAAAGCCTTGGCTTCCCATGCAAGA ataCATGGTGGAGATTCACCATTAGAATGTAGCATCTGTGGAGAACTTTGCTGGAGTAAAGAAAATCTTATTAGTCATACACATTCTAAGCATCCCCACACAGCACCCCAAGCTCTACCGGCATTTGATG CCGAACTGTCTTCTGGAGAGTCGTATGTCGAGGATGAGCGGGAGAGTGAGAGTTGGATAGAATTAATATGCAAAGATTGCGGTGCGGGTTTTCAACGGGCAGATCTACTGCAAAGACACGTTCGAGCAGCGCACAA CTATATGTACACTAAGAAAGAGGTAGAGAATTGTGATACGTCAAAAGAGTCCGATACAGTGACTCCAAGTGGTGACGGGTGGAGCAATATAGATCATGCTTGCAGCGTATGTGGCGAAGGATTTCGTGACGCTCTTGAACTCTTGGCGCATGCGGGGAGTCACGCCCGGAGTCGGAATAATAG ATGTATGCACTGTGGACAAAAGTTTGCCGATGACGTGTCAGTAGCCGAACACGTAACCTCGGCTCATCCTCAATTACCACCGAGCACTTGTTTGTTATGTGGGCGAGCTTGTCACGATCAAAAAGCATTATCTAAACATATGGTTACACACGAATCTTCAAGTAATATGCTGTTTTGCTCAAAGTGTGGAAAAAGCTTCCACAATAAAGGAAG ATTAAAACGTCACATGGTGTCACATCGGGACAAAGCTGTTGTATGTAACGTTTGTGGCGTCAGCTTTGCCGATGGTCGATCACTAATGAATCATCGCCATTCTCATACTGGAACTGGTGGTAAACAGTTTCCATGTCAGGAGTGTG GCAAAACTTTCGGCTCTCGTAGTTCTCAACAAATACACATACGAATTCATACCGGTGAACGTCCGTATGGTTGTAGGTTTTGTTGGAAGGCTTTTGCCGATGGTGGAACTTTGCGTAAACACGAGAGGATACATACAG GAGAAAAACCTTATGCATGCGCTGTATGCCCACGTGCTTTCAATCAACGTGTAGTTTTACGTGAGCATGTTAGATCTCATCACTCTGGTCCTGATACGCGTCGTGGCACTG gcACTGCGCCGTATTGGTGCCCAGTCTGCGACCGGTTGATGGCCGCGTCTACAGAATTAGTTCAACATATTATCGAACATTGCGATAATAATACGGCAATGAAACGGTTGCCCCAG CGTCGTCGCAAAGCTCAAGGCAACGACCAGAGTACAAACGatcttttgaataaaaatgattCTGAAAATAGTGCATCTGAAGCGGAACAGGTCGAGGCGGCACCGGTTAAAAAGCGTGTATTCAGAAAGGCCAAGCAAGTGAACAAGCCGATATCGCCAAACGAATCCACCAACGATCTTTTGACGTTGAATGTTAGTCCCAATTGTAGTGCCGAATCTTCCGTAGGCGGAAGTGCCCGGACGAAAGGAAAGTTGAAATCTAAACGGGTCGTGGAGGCCCCCGCACGTCCAAAAATGATTCACACCCAACGTGCAAAGCCTTCGGACACTGAAAATAACAATACGAGACGTAAAGGTAGAAGCGGTGGTACTCTCGTCACAACGAGCTCGACTACAACCGAAGAAAGAGTACGTCCTCGCACGAAGAACGTTTCATATCACGATGGAGTTGGACGTTTGCCCACTGCTACTTTCCCTTCGTCGATTAAGCGCGAACCCGAAGGGGATATCGCGGCCGACCTACGTGCCATCCAAGACATCGATCAGGGCTCGTCTGACGATCTGCCGCACATTTCGTCAGAAATAGAGATTCTTAAGTGTGAACCCGAAGAAGATGATAATAATGAGTCTTCGTTGACCGTGAAGCTTGAAATGGACGATGCACATTCTAACAATCAAGACGGTTCTTTTTGTTGTGAAATGTGCTCGGAGACATTCTGTGTGCGTGAACAGTTGTTGGCCCACGTCAGGGTGCACATCTGA
- the Bet1 gene encoding blocked early in transport 1: MRRANNYNYTPLSQNQNEALEAENDRMADELSGKIGVLKSLSIDIGHEVRSQDRLLRGIDDDMDRTGGFLGNTMNRVLKLGKAGHNYYIFYLFLFAIFVFFVLYIVMKFR; this comes from the coding sequence ATGAGACGAGCGAATAACTACAACTATACACCTTTATCCCAAAATCAAAATGAAGCGCTGGAAGCTGAAAACGATAGAATGGCAGACGAATTGAGCGGTAAAATCGGCGTATTAAAATCACTTTCGATTGATATTGGACACGAAGTAAGAAGTCAAGATCGACTTTTACGAGGGATTGACGATGATATGGATCGAACCGGGGGTTTTCTCGGTAACACTATGAATAGGGTATTAAAATTAGGCAAAGCAGGTCACaactattacatattttatctattcctctttgccatatttgtatttttcgtTTTGTACATAGTTATGAAATTCAGATGA
- the LOC143913402 gene encoding uncharacterized protein LOC143913402 isoform X1 — MDSSSFTLRWDDDPRVPSGGIISEEVISSMDNVQSNPYVGMENHSSHLNNEVMTADTDQIAAENLIFLAQDIVGSMAYGESSHQYHSDNFTVDNVDIEHAGEVECQITEEVITDDWVQPGGQERVEVSLDQMATTTIEQQNEGNDIDVPLPTDQDEYTAMRPYPCDFCSRRFRKKSNLMNHMVAHQNDRPFGCNLCGARYVRRFDLLNHLKVHAYVPDDGDEEATLFEEVPKNRKRKRSTQSSNTEKSTYLDKTAVAARTQQYEGSGGGGNAFVATLQSQYEATDPSRPFVCQHCGVGFAREKALASHARIHGGDSPLECSICGELCWSKENLISHTHSKHPHTAPQALPAFDAELSSGESYVEDERESESWIELICKDCGAGFQRADLLQRHVRAAHNYMYTKKEVENCDTSKESDTVTPSGDGWSNIDHACSVCGEGFRDALELLAHAGSHARSRNNRCMHCGQKFADDVSVAEHVTSAHPQLPPSTCLLCGRACHDQKALSKHMVTHESSSNMLFCSKCGKSFHNKGRLKRHMVSHRDKAVVCNVCGVSFADGRSLMNHRHSHTGTGGKQFPCQECGKTFGSRSSQQIHIRIHTGERPYGCRFCWKAFADGGTLRKHERIHTGEKPYACAVCPRAFNQRVVLREHVRSHHSGPDTRRGTGTAPYWCPVCDRLMAASTELVQHIIEHCDNNTAMKRLPQVGPRKYKRRRKAQGNDQSTNDLLNKNDSENSASEAEQVEAAPVKKRVFRKAKQVNKPISPNESTNDLLTLNVSPNCSAESSVGGSARTKGKLKSKRVVEAPARPKMIHTQRAKPSDTENNNTRRKGRSGGTLVTTSSTTTEERVRPRTKNVSYHDGVGRLPTATFPSSIKREPEGDIAADLRAIQDIDQGSSDDLPHISSEIEILKCEPEEDDNNESSLTVKLEMDDAHSNNQDGSFCCEMCSETFCVREQLLAHVRVHI; from the exons ATGGATAGCAGTAGTTTTACATTGCGCTGGGATGACGATCCCCGg GTGCCGAGTGGAGGAATTATATCGGAAGAGGTTATATCTTCAATGGACAATGTTCAATCAAACCCTTATGTTGGCATGGAAAATCATTCTTCACATttg AACAATGAAGTAATGACGGCCGACACAGATCAAATAGCAGCTGAAAACCTAATTTTTTTGGCTCAAGATATTGTCGGTAGTATGGCTTATGGAGAATCGTCTCACCAATACCACTCTGATAACTTCACCGTCGATAATGTTGACATCGAACACGCTGGAGAGGTAGAATGTCAGATAACCGAAGAAGTAATCACTGATGACTGGGTCCAACCTGGGGGACAAGAAAG agTTGAGGTGTCATTAGATCAGATGGCTACGACCACCATTGAGCAACAAAATGAAGGCAACGATATCGATGTTCCTTTACCAACAGATCAG gaTGAATACACCGCAATGCGCCCATATCCTTGCGATTTTTGTTCACGGCGCTTTCGCAAGAAGTCTAACCTCATGAATCATATGGTGGCTCATCAGAATGATCGTCCATTTGGTTGTAATCTCTGCGGTGCACGATATGTTCGCCGCTTTGATCTTCTCAATCATTTGAAAGTACACGCTTATGTACCCGATGATGGAGATGaag AAGCGACATTGTTTGAAGAAGTACCGAAGAATAGAAAGAGGAAACGTTCCACACAGTCATCCAAT ACTGAAAAATCGACATATTTAGATAAAACTGCAGTAGCAGCGCGAACTCAACAGTATGAAGGTTCGGGTGGAGGTGGTAATGCTTTCGTAGCAACCCTGCAATCTCAATATGAGGCTACAGATCCTAGTCGTCCTTTTGTTTGTCAGCATTGTGGTGTGGGTTTCGCCAGAGAAAAAGCCTTGGCTTCCCATGCAAGA ataCATGGTGGAGATTCACCATTAGAATGTAGCATCTGTGGAGAACTTTGCTGGAGTAAAGAAAATCTTATTAGTCATACACATTCTAAGCATCCCCACACAGCACCCCAAGCTCTACCGGCATTTGATG CCGAACTGTCTTCTGGAGAGTCGTATGTCGAGGATGAGCGGGAGAGTGAGAGTTGGATAGAATTAATATGCAAAGATTGCGGTGCGGGTTTTCAACGGGCAGATCTACTGCAAAGACACGTTCGAGCAGCGCACAA CTATATGTACACTAAGAAAGAGGTAGAGAATTGTGATACGTCAAAAGAGTCCGATACAGTGACTCCAAGTGGTGACGGGTGGAGCAATATAGATCATGCTTGCAGCGTATGTGGCGAAGGATTTCGTGACGCTCTTGAACTCTTGGCGCATGCGGGGAGTCACGCCCGGAGTCGGAATAATAG ATGTATGCACTGTGGACAAAAGTTTGCCGATGACGTGTCAGTAGCCGAACACGTAACCTCGGCTCATCCTCAATTACCACCGAGCACTTGTTTGTTATGTGGGCGAGCTTGTCACGATCAAAAAGCATTATCTAAACATATGGTTACACACGAATCTTCAAGTAATATGCTGTTTTGCTCAAAGTGTGGAAAAAGCTTCCACAATAAAGGAAG ATTAAAACGTCACATGGTGTCACATCGGGACAAAGCTGTTGTATGTAACGTTTGTGGCGTCAGCTTTGCCGATGGTCGATCACTAATGAATCATCGCCATTCTCATACTGGAACTGGTGGTAAACAGTTTCCATGTCAGGAGTGTG GCAAAACTTTCGGCTCTCGTAGTTCTCAACAAATACACATACGAATTCATACCGGTGAACGTCCGTATGGTTGTAGGTTTTGTTGGAAGGCTTTTGCCGATGGTGGAACTTTGCGTAAACACGAGAGGATACATACAG GAGAAAAACCTTATGCATGCGCTGTATGCCCACGTGCTTTCAATCAACGTGTAGTTTTACGTGAGCATGTTAGATCTCATCACTCTGGTCCTGATACGCGTCGTGGCACTG gcACTGCGCCGTATTGGTGCCCAGTCTGCGACCGGTTGATGGCCGCGTCTACAGAATTAGTTCAACATATTATCGAACATTGCGATAATAATACGGCAATGAAACGGTTGCCCCAG GTTGGCCCTCGAAAATATAAGCGTCGTCGCAAAGCTCAAGGCAACGACCAGAGTACAAACGatcttttgaataaaaatgattCTGAAAATAGTGCATCTGAAGCGGAACAGGTCGAGGCGGCACCGGTTAAAAAGCGTGTATTCAGAAAGGCCAAGCAAGTGAACAAGCCGATATCGCCAAACGAATCCACCAACGATCTTTTGACGTTGAATGTTAGTCCCAATTGTAGTGCCGAATCTTCCGTAGGCGGAAGTGCCCGGACGAAAGGAAAGTTGAAATCTAAACGGGTCGTGGAGGCCCCCGCACGTCCAAAAATGATTCACACCCAACGTGCAAAGCCTTCGGACACTGAAAATAACAATACGAGACGTAAAGGTAGAAGCGGTGGTACTCTCGTCACAACGAGCTCGACTACAACCGAAGAAAGAGTACGTCCTCGCACGAAGAACGTTTCATATCACGATGGAGTTGGACGTTTGCCCACTGCTACTTTCCCTTCGTCGATTAAGCGCGAACCCGAAGGGGATATCGCGGCCGACCTACGTGCCATCCAAGACATCGATCAGGGCTCGTCTGACGATCTGCCGCACATTTCGTCAGAAATAGAGATTCTTAAGTGTGAACCCGAAGAAGATGATAATAATGAGTCTTCGTTGACCGTGAAGCTTGAAATGGACGATGCACATTCTAACAATCAAGACGGTTCTTTTTGTTGTGAAATGTGCTCGGAGACATTCTGTGTGCGTGAACAGTTGTTGGCCCACGTCAGGGTGCACATCTGA